The following coding sequences lie in one Montipora foliosa isolate CH-2021 chromosome 11, ASM3666993v2, whole genome shotgun sequence genomic window:
- the LOC137975180 gene encoding uncharacterized protein, protein MTRSLSVIMASEHQDDRFGKEELYDVQAFSKSSYMELAAHLSQQHLNVKRTPSMIKDRKNPSYVPTVDPHSVEKQLPDVVSRGGVQETAPKAEIEKRLCSPLRQYLLQAAQGEATFPFTEGGEGDAVRNMMENAANSFCEYLRKNFRLFQDCHLLKTGSTYEGVKIGKPDEFDFMIEVPVLALSDAVVFQQSLGLSSNGRIPYKVYDKALFSDLFEYEASHFTIMGPVEQEAFMKVIFAKLFHAVETKFIQFLPTGWELMGVSDNFTTNPAVFGLSGINGPARMALTPCFVLHGVLFPSLKVTVDFSFAIPIVKPAEGPVKEDLGWKDGATKQKGEIGSELKKYVYDQLNYSSCGTHEDVTPAGNEFVPKSRSIDDTKHVKSVCCGAAILDQPESQSREHPFQEEDPSLLIPDVFHLLLADFTWCRASFSIQEQKIMKMFNTSDGQKVCMRLVKYLRDAFIAQVYDDKIRDLKPIISTYWLKTIMYCMYKKYRNVKKAWEFDHLHHRVLEVFETLLDCLGQSSLCHFFVPNYNLLWVKQPHELETVMNGVKSLLQLLHSLDKGEITIDQVEAQEREVMTENQKLLYEGRRSTLMEMLLTYGIYGTESDSDSDEELLSIHSFANQYLDGIAGHTVHITGKGQDILFFEDGVSVDIGIKEATAFLDEQREAFDTFVAEEDN, encoded by the exons ATGACAAGAT CCTTGTCTGTGATAATGGCTTCCGAGCACCAAGACGATCGGTTCGGAAAAGAAGAGCTTTATGATGTCCAGGCATTTTCGAAGTCATCGTACATGGAACTTGCAGCACACTTATCTCAACAACACCTTAACGTAAAGAGAACTCCTTCTATGATAAAAGATCGCAAGAACCCTTCCTATGTACCAACTGTTGATCCACATTCGGTAGAGAAGCAACTTCCAGACGTGGTGAGCAGAGGTGGTGTTCAGGAGACAGCTCCAAAAGCTGAGATTGAAAAACGGTTGTGCTCTCCGTTAAGACAGTACCTACTTCAAGCTGCTCAAGGGGAAGCCACCTTTCCCTTTACTGAAGGAGGTGAAGGAGATGCAGTGCGGAACATGATGGAAAATGCTGCTAACAGTTTCTGCGAATACCTGAGAAAAAACTTTCGCCTGTTTCAGGACTGCCACTTGCTCAAGACAGGAAGTACTTATGAGGGTGTTAAAATTGGAAAACCTGATGAATTCGACTTTATGATTGAAGTTCCAGTTCTTGCTTTAAGTGATGCAGttgtttttcaacaaagtttAGGCTTGAGTTCCAATGGAAGAATACCCTATAAAGTGTATGACAAAGCTCTATTTTCAGATCTTTTTGAGTATGAGGCATCTCATTTCACTATAATGGGGCCAGTGGAACAGGAAGCTTTCATGAAGGTGATATTTGCCAAACTTTTCCATGCGGTAGAGACAAAGTTTATTCAGTTTCTTCCTACTGGCTGGGAATTAATGGGAGTCAGTGATAATTTTACCACAAATCCTGCAGTTTTTGGATTGTCTGGCATTAATGGTCCAGCAAGAATGGCCTTGACTCCCTGTTTTGTATTGCATGGAGTATTGTTTCCTAGCCTAAAGGTAACAGTAGATTTTTCATTTGCTATTCCCATCGTCAAACCTGCAGAAGGACCAGTTAAAGAAGATCTAGGATGGAAAGATGGGGCAACTAAGCAAAAAGGAGAAATAGGGtcagaattaaaaaaatacGTTTATGACCAACTAAACTACTCTTCCTGTGGAACACATGAGGATGTTACTCCAGCTGGTAACGAATTTGTTCCAAAAAGTCGAAGTATAGATGACACAAAACATGTGAAGTCTGTGTGTTGTGGTGCTGCAATTCTTGACCAGCCTGAAAGCCAAAGTCGTGAACATCCTTTTCAAGAGGAAGACCCCAGTCTGTTGATTCCCGATGTATTTCATCTCCTTTTAGCAGATTTCACATGGTGCCGAGCGTCGTTTTCCATTCAAGAACAAAAGATCATGAAGATGTTCAACACTTCAGATGGCCAAAAAGTATGCATGAGATTGGTAAAGTATTTACGAGATGCCTTCATTGCACAGGTCTATGATGACAAGATCCGTGATTTAAAGCCCATTATTTCTACGTACTGGTTAAAGACAATCATGTATTGCATGTATAAAAAGTACAGAAACGTTAAGAAGGCGTGGGAATTCGATCATTTGCACCACAGGGTACTGGAAGTATTTGAAACACTCCTAGATTGCCTAGGACAGTCAAGTCTCTGTCATTTCTTTGTTCCAAATTATAACTTACTTTGGGTGAAGCAACCACATGAGCTTGAAACAGTCATGAATGGCGTGAAGTCACTTCTACAACTGTTACATTCCCTTGACAAGGGGGAGATCACCATAGATCAGGTGGAGGCGCAAGAACGTGAGGTGATGACGGAAAATCAAAAGTTGCTCTACGAAGGAAGGAGAAGTACCTTGATGGAGATGTTGCTAACATATGGCATATATGGAACGGAATCAGATTCCGATAGTGATGAGGAACTGCTATCTATACATTCATTTGCAAACCAATACCTTGACGGTATTGCAGGGCACACTGTACACATCACCGGAAAAGGACAAGATATCCTTTTCTTTGAGGATGGTGTGAGTGTGGATATTGGCATTAAAGAGGCAACTGCTTTTCTAGATGAACAACGAGAGGCTTTTGACACGTTTGTAGCAGAAGAGGACAACTAA
- the LOC137975292 gene encoding aquaporin-4-like gives MKMLLMTEIKNLHFWSSAFVELIATFFFIFLTTGTTITWNINHPPSTELISLSFGFSIATLAMCSLHLSGGHINPAVTIAMMAIRKVTILRGVTYVIFQVVGGIAGSIVLKFITPEAKRGTLGATVPGPEVTPGQAFGVEILLTFLLVFTVCASTDSKRLHYGYEVPLSIGLCVAVCHFIGIGFTGCGINPARSFGPALVMNKSEIWEHHWVYWAGPVVGALIAAVLYQVVFRARQDMGPTASASAPSNDLEMNQDAKL, from the exons ATGAAGATGCTGCTCATGACTGAGATAAAGAACCTTCACTTTTGGTCGAGTGCCTTCGTGGAGCTGATTGCaactttctttttcatcttCCTGACCACTGGCACTACCATTACTTGGAACATAAACCATCCTCCATCAACAGAATTAATTTCTCTGTCATTTGGGTTCAGCATCGCGACCCTGGCCATGTGTAGTTTGCATCTAAGCGGTGGACACATCAATCCTGCAGTCACCATTGCCATGATGGCCATTAGAAAAGTAACCATCCTGCGAGGAGTAACCTACGTCATTTTTCAAGTGGTCGGAG GTATTGCAGGCTCAATCGTCTTGAAATTCATAACACCAGAAGCAAAGCGCGGGACACTGGGTGCCACTGTCCCAGGCCCCGAAGTGACCCCGGGCCAGGCATTTGGTGTGGAAATACTGCTGACCTTTTTACTCGTGTTCACCGTATGCGCCAGCACCGACTCCAAGAGGCTACACTATGGCTATGAGGTACCACTGTCCATTGGATTGTGCGTGGCTGTCTGTCATTTTATTGGG ATTGGATTCACGGGTTGTGGAATAAATCCTGCACGTTCGTTTGGTCCAGCGCTGGTCATGAACAAATCTGAAATTTGGGAACATCATTGG GTTTACTGGGCTGGGCCTGTTGTTGGGGCTTTAATTGCGGCGGTCCTGTATCAGGTGGTATTCCGCGCCCGCCAGGATATGGGCCCCACAGCCTCTGCATCTGCACCCAGCAACGATCTGGAGATGAACCAAGATGCCAAGTTGTGA